Proteins from one Amycolatopsis benzoatilytica AK 16/65 genomic window:
- a CDS encoding FmdB family zinc ribbon protein, with amino-acid sequence MPTYAYRCRDCTETFELMRPMSESSAPAACPEGHTDTVKLLTTVALTGSAATPAPASGGCCGGGCCG; translated from the coding sequence ATGCCCACCTACGCCTACCGCTGCCGCGACTGCACCGAGACGTTCGAGCTCATGCGCCCGATGAGCGAGTCGAGTGCGCCGGCCGCGTGCCCCGAAGGCCACACCGACACGGTCAAACTGCTGACGACTGTCGCGCTGACCGGCTCCGCAGCCACCCCTGCCCCGGCCAGCGGCGGCTGCTGTGGTGGCGGCTGCTGCGGCTGA
- a CDS encoding alkaline phosphatase family protein, producing MTVIIAAAPRWWEAVPVDVPQYADVPHLSQVVPSLLGSLGVPGEARSLDLPEARSACVLLIDGLGWELLSQHAADAPVLTELASRPLRVGFPSTTAAGVAAIGTGLASGEHGMVGYTFEVPGAGVLNALRWRSHDDGSDLRGALPPREVQPLPTTFERATAAGIEAAVVSSAHFANTALTQATQSGARYAGVHALGDLAARTLEILSSRAFCYAYHSELDLLGHLYGPGSAAWRMQLRHVDRLVESIVEDLPSGALLAVVADHGMVTVEEKLNLEDTPELLAGVRAFAGEVRARHVYAEPGATADVVAAWREVLGSRAWVLPRDEAIAAGWFGAAVTDRVRPRIGDVVAAATGTFGMVRELAEAVETNLIGQHGSLTTAEQLVPLAIAHG from the coding sequence ATGACGGTGATTATCGCTGCCGCGCCTCGTTGGTGGGAAGCTGTCCCGGTGGATGTGCCTCAGTACGCGGATGTTCCGCATCTCAGCCAGGTCGTGCCGTCGTTGCTGGGCTCGCTCGGCGTGCCCGGCGAGGCCCGCAGCCTCGACCTGCCGGAAGCCCGCAGCGCCTGCGTCCTCCTGATCGACGGCCTCGGCTGGGAACTGCTGTCGCAGCATGCCGCCGACGCCCCGGTGCTCACCGAACTGGCCAGCCGTCCGTTGCGCGTCGGCTTCCCGTCGACGACGGCGGCCGGCGTCGCCGCGATCGGGACCGGCCTGGCGTCGGGTGAGCACGGAATGGTCGGCTACACCTTCGAGGTCCCGGGCGCCGGAGTGCTGAACGCCCTCCGCTGGCGCTCCCACGACGACGGCAGCGACCTCCGCGGCGCTCTCCCGCCGCGAGAAGTCCAGCCGTTGCCGACCACCTTCGAACGCGCCACCGCAGCCGGCATCGAGGCCGCGGTGGTGTCATCGGCGCATTTCGCCAACACCGCCTTGACCCAGGCGACGCAGAGCGGCGCTCGCTACGCCGGCGTCCATGCGCTGGGGGATCTGGCCGCGCGCACCCTGGAGATTCTTTCCTCACGGGCGTTTTGCTATGCCTACCACAGCGAATTGGACTTGCTGGGCCACCTGTACGGCCCCGGGTCGGCCGCCTGGCGGATGCAGCTGCGCCACGTCGACCGGCTTGTCGAGTCCATTGTGGAGGACCTGCCGTCCGGTGCCTTGCTGGCAGTGGTGGCCGACCACGGAATGGTGACCGTCGAAGAGAAACTGAATCTGGAAGACACCCCGGAGCTGCTGGCCGGCGTCCGCGCTTTCGCCGGGGAAGTCCGCGCCCGGCACGTTTACGCCGAACCGGGCGCGACCGCCGACGTCGTCGCGGCTTGGCGCGAGGTACTGGGCTCACGGGCCTGGGTGCTGCCCCGCGACGAGGCGATCGCCGCTGGCTGGTTCGGTGCTGCGGTAACAGACCGGGTTCGACCGAGGATCGGCGACGTGGTCGCCGCGGCGACCGGGACGTTCGGCATGGTCCGCGAACTGGCGGAAGCGGTCGAGACGAACCTGATCGGCCAGCACGGTTCGCTGACGACAGCCGAGCAGCTCGTCCCGCTGGCGATCGCGCACGGCTGA
- a CDS encoding MFS transporter, with protein MSLLALGTFAVGTDAFVVAGFLPQMASELRVSEAAAGYSMTVFALCYAVFSPVLATLTATVPRRRLLVAALVVLGLANVGTALAPSFALLLVSRALAAAGAAGFTPNAGVAASSLVSAERRGRALALVISGLTIATAIGVSLGNLASRVMGWRAALGLVAGLCLLAGAGLAALLPYLSGGVRLPLTTRLAVLRNRGVRIILPVTVLGMAAAYTAYAYAIPAFGAVGVSPEDTQWMLLLYGVGAIVGAQLSGRLTDRFGGTRVLVAGYSVMVCALAALGGLSLLAGTFPVAAGVLAVAWGASCWCQTPPQQYRLIAAAPGEAPLVISLNAAGIYVGIAVGTFVGGLAGTANATWMFFSGAVLAAMAAGCLATTGRWARREQD; from the coding sequence GTGTCGTTGCTGGCGCTCGGCACGTTCGCGGTCGGGACGGACGCGTTCGTCGTCGCCGGGTTCCTGCCGCAGATGGCAAGCGAACTCCGGGTGTCCGAAGCGGCGGCGGGCTACTCGATGACCGTGTTCGCGTTGTGCTACGCGGTGTTCTCCCCTGTGCTCGCGACGCTCACCGCCACCGTTCCCCGACGCCGGCTCTTGGTGGCGGCACTCGTCGTCCTCGGGCTGGCGAATGTCGGCACCGCGCTCGCTCCGAGTTTCGCGTTGTTGCTGGTGTCGCGTGCGCTGGCAGCGGCAGGCGCGGCCGGGTTCACGCCGAACGCCGGCGTGGCCGCCTCGTCGCTCGTCTCGGCGGAGCGCCGCGGCCGCGCGCTGGCACTCGTGATCAGCGGTCTGACGATCGCCACGGCGATCGGGGTTTCGTTGGGGAACTTGGCCTCTCGAGTGATGGGCTGGCGGGCCGCGCTGGGCTTGGTCGCCGGGCTTTGCCTGCTCGCCGGAGCGGGCTTGGCGGCCCTGCTGCCGTACCTGAGCGGCGGAGTCCGTCTTCCGCTGACGACACGCTTAGCCGTGCTGCGCAACCGCGGCGTGCGGATCATTCTGCCCGTGACCGTGCTGGGCATGGCCGCGGCCTACACCGCGTACGCCTACGCGATTCCGGCATTCGGGGCCGTCGGCGTTTCCCCTGAAGACACACAGTGGATGCTGCTTCTTTACGGCGTCGGCGCCATCGTTGGCGCGCAGCTGTCCGGCCGGTTGACCGACAGGTTCGGCGGGACGCGGGTCCTGGTCGCGGGCTATTCGGTGATGGTCTGCGCGCTCGCCGCGTTGGGCGGATTGTCTTTACTCGCCGGCACGTTCCCCGTCGCGGCCGGTGTGCTGGCGGTGGCCTGGGGTGCGAGCTGCTGGTGTCAGACGCCGCCCCAGCAGTATCGGCTGATCGCCGCGGCGCCAGGTGAGGCCCCGCTGGTGATCTCGTTGAACGCGGCCGGGATTTACGTGGGGATCGCGGTCGGGACGTTCGTCGGCGGGCTGGCCGGGACCGCGAACGCGACCTGGATGTTCTTCTCCGGCGCGGTGCTCGCCGCCATGGCCGCGGGATGCTTGGCGACGACGGGCCGGTGGGCCAGGCGCGAACAGGACTGA
- a CDS encoding RrF2 family transcriptional regulator, protein MRMSEGIEWGLHCCLVLAWLDDLAPIPVGRLAEVFDLPPEYLKKQLQPLAKSGILRSEAGARGGYRLGRAPESVTLMDVVTAIEGSADPFQCAEIRQRGAGSSAAAKEFARPCGIARAMRKAELAWRRELAGQTLADLLASSPPAARHRIRRFVENPA, encoded by the coding sequence ATGCGGATGAGCGAAGGCATCGAGTGGGGCCTGCACTGTTGCCTGGTGCTCGCGTGGCTCGACGATCTCGCCCCGATTCCGGTCGGGCGGCTCGCCGAGGTCTTCGACCTTCCGCCCGAGTACCTGAAGAAGCAGCTTCAGCCCCTGGCGAAGAGCGGCATCCTCCGCTCCGAAGCCGGCGCGCGCGGCGGCTACCGGCTCGGCCGCGCGCCGGAGTCGGTCACCTTGATGGACGTCGTCACCGCGATCGAGGGCAGCGCGGATCCGTTCCAGTGCGCTGAGATCCGACAGCGCGGAGCGGGATCGTCCGCGGCGGCGAAGGAGTTCGCCCGGCCGTGCGGGATCGCGCGGGCCATGCGCAAAGCCGAGCTGGCCTGGCGGCGCGAGCTTGCCGGCCAGACCCTCGCCGATTTGCTCGCGTCGAGTCCGCCCGCGGCCCGGCACCGGATCCGGCGGTTCGTCGAGAACCCCGCCTGA